The Helianthus annuus cultivar XRQ/B chromosome 16, HanXRQr2.0-SUNRISE, whole genome shotgun sequence genome includes a window with the following:
- the LOC118488312 gene encoding F-box protein At5g07610-like, with the protein MGLAYHQTDCPHYKVVCVCRPEPGVDLFQIQVYSSDTKKWEISCESFCIGKPALFSHGVYWNRVVYWAPFSGPAFYFKLDVEQLHMLPLPEGSGSSEIFIMYFGESRGHLHLVVYKNYEDNCLCLNVYEMLSDHSGWFVKYQLQLDELLGSFPEMISEYTCYFKVIDVVRGEEEEEEDTFIVLNTGKKIITYNVHDKSFKQVRAFAAFSLIDVSTFLFQKLS; encoded by the exons ATGGGTCTGGCATATCATCAAACAGATTGTCCTCACTACAAAGTTGTTTGTGTTTGTCGTCCTGAGCCTGGTGTGGATTTGTTTCAGATTCAAGTCTACTCGTCTGATACAAAGAAGTGGGAGATTTCTTGCGAATCTTTCTGTATAGGTAAACCCGCGTTATTCAGTCATGGGGTTTACTGGAATAGAGTTGTTTATTGGGCTCCGTTTTCTGGCCCTGCGTTTTACTTTAAACTAGATGTTGAACAGTTGCACATGTTGCCCTTGCCGGAGGGCTCTGGGTCTTCCGAGATATTCATAATGTACTTTGGAGAATCTAGAGGTCATCTACATTTAGTAGTATACAAGAATTACGAAGATAATTGTTTATGCTTGAATGTGTATGAGATGTTGAGCGATCATTCGGGTTGGTTTGTCAAGTATCAACTACAGCTTGATGAACTTCTGGGTTCTTTCCCGGAAATGATCTCTGAGTACACTTGTTATTTTAAAGTCATTGATGTGGTTAGAggcgaagaagaagaagaagaagatacaTTCATCGTTCTGAACACTGGCAAAAAGATTATAACATACAACGTTCATGACAAGAGTTTCAAGCAG GTTAGAGCATTTGCTGCATTCAGTCTGATTGATGTTAGCACCTTCTTGTTCCAAAAGCTCAGTTAG